A genomic segment from Candidatus Schekmanbacteria bacterium encodes:
- a CDS encoding putative toxin-antitoxin system toxin component, PIN family, whose translation MKLVFDTNIFISAIVIPHSQAEKAILKIINCDDSLIISKVIIDEVLSVLSRKFQYDREAVSHVAFYLSELAKVVNPTRKIKILNDEPDNRILECSQCGKADAIVTGDKKMLNLKEFDGINIISLKEYLDI comes from the coding sequence GTGAAACTGGTTTTTGATACCAATATATTTATTTCTGCAATTGTAATTCCACACTCACAAGCTGAGAAGGCAATCCTTAAAATAATTAATTGTGATGACTCACTGATTATTTCTAAGGTAATTATTGATGAAGTCCTATCCGTGCTTTCCAGAAAATTTCAATATGACAGGGAGGCTGTCAGCCATGTTGCTTTTTACCTTTCAGAGCTTGCCAAAGTGGTTAATCCAACAAGGAAGATTAAAATACTTAATGATGAGCCTGACAACAGGATTCTTGAATGTTCCCAGTGCGGCAAGGCTGACGCAATAGTTACTGGAGATAAAAAAATGCTGAATCTGAAAGAATTTGATGGCATAAATATTATAAGTTTGAAAGAGTATCTGGATATTTAG
- a CDS encoding ribbon-helix-helix protein, CopG family, with amino-acid sequence MGTAVKKTISLPPDLAQEIELIAEEEGKTLSAVIQDALRRARKERLKKSFYQIQGYWSGKAKQKGILTEKDLEKYLQK; translated from the coding sequence ATGGGAACAGCAGTAAAAAAGACAATCTCACTTCCACCTGATTTGGCACAAGAAATTGAACTTATAGCAGAAGAGGAAGGGAAGACCCTGAGTGCAGTTATTCAGGATGCTTTGAGAAGGGCCAGAAAGGAAAGACTCAAAAAAAGTTTCTATCAAATTCAAGGTTATTGGAGTGGTAAGGCAAAACAAAAAGGCATTCTCACTGAAAAAGACCTTGAAAAATACCTTCAAAAGTGA
- a CDS encoding DUF1015 domain-containing protein, with amino-acid sequence MPEIKAFKGYVYNSSMVEPSKVVAPPYDVINSEEQDALYRLDPCNVVRLILGKENQGDSENNNKYTRAAAFLREWVDKGIITQQSESSIYLYEQEFTLPDGSRKVRKGFIALVKLDEPGKGSIFPHENTLAKPKEDRLNLMRACKGNLCQVFSLYTDSERKVDRLLEKGKPSKPVFDFIDPSGLVNRLWQVSSPEVIEEVRKTMAEKNLFIADGHHRYETAVNYRNEMRKSTGKNNGNEPFDYVTMMFVNTEDEGLVVLPIDRLIHSVKDFSSKNVLKKMGELFNITPVAEGTDAETLSKLVAEKGKETPSFGVALEGEKGYFIAGLKSRAVADSCFEPGFPVELKELDVSILHKLIFEKVLGIDEESLKNQTNIEYVKGGGLTIKHFKEGNYQAAFLLNPTPADGVKRVAEKGLKMPQKSTFFYPKLLSGIVFNLF; translated from the coding sequence ATGCCGGAAATTAAAGCTTTCAAAGGATATGTCTACAACAGCAGCATGGTTGAACCTTCAAAAGTGGTAGCCCCGCCATATGATGTTATAAACTCTGAGGAGCAGGATGCGTTATACCGTCTTGATCCCTGCAATGTAGTAAGGCTCATATTGGGAAAGGAAAATCAGGGAGACAGCGAAAATAACAACAAATACACCCGTGCAGCTGCGTTCCTTAGAGAATGGGTAGATAAAGGGATAATCACTCAGCAGTCAGAAAGCTCTATTTATTTGTATGAACAGGAGTTTACCCTTCCCGATGGTTCAAGAAAGGTCAGGAAAGGTTTTATAGCTCTTGTGAAGCTTGACGAGCCGGGAAAGGGGAGCATATTTCCTCATGAGAACACTCTGGCAAAGCCCAAGGAAGACAGGCTTAATTTAATGAGGGCATGTAAGGGGAATCTCTGTCAGGTTTTTTCTCTTTATACTGATTCAGAAAGAAAGGTAGATAGACTTCTTGAGAAAGGAAAACCTTCAAAACCTGTATTTGATTTTATCGACCCCAGTGGTCTTGTTAACAGGCTCTGGCAGGTAAGTTCCCCTGAGGTTATTGAAGAGGTGCGTAAAACCATGGCTGAGAAAAACCTCTTCATTGCTGACGGTCATCACCGCTATGAGACAGCAGTGAACTACAGGAATGAGATGAGAAAAAGCACAGGCAAAAATAACGGAAATGAACCTTTCGATTATGTGACCATGATGTTCGTAAACACTGAAGATGAAGGGCTTGTGGTGCTTCCCATTGACAGGCTTATTCACTCGGTTAAAGATTTTAGCTCAAAGAATGTGCTTAAAAAAATGGGAGAGCTTTTCAACATCACTCCAGTTGCAGAGGGAACTGATGCTGAAACCCTTTCAAAGCTTGTCGCGGAAAAGGGGAAGGAGACTCCTTCTTTCGGAGTTGCCCTTGAGGGTGAGAAAGGCTATTTTATTGCAGGCTTAAAATCAAGGGCTGTTGCTGACAGCTGTTTTGAGCCTGGTTTTCCTGTTGAATTGAAAGAGCTCGATGTCTCAATCCTCCACAAGCTTATATTTGAGAAGGTGCTTGGCATAGATGAAGAGAGCCTTAAAAACCAGACCAACATCGAGTATGTTAAGGGAGGCGGGCTTACAATAAAGCATTTCAAAGAGGGTAATTATCAGGCGGCTTTCCTTCTAAATCCGACACCTGCTGATGGAGTGAAAAGGGTGGCGGAAAAGGGTTTGAAGATGCCTCAGAAATCTACCTTCTTCTATCCGAAACTGCTGTCAGGGATTGTGTTTAATCTGTTTTAA
- a CDS encoding penicillin-binding protein activator, with the protein MRDVSNILFSMKKTFSHNIFLRAVLVFLIFLSSCQIFASRESVLYNQGANAVNAGDFETAEKILRSFEAELPRNQRLYELKLLVSSAYLEKGNFEKAQILARQVPIQGTENHILAKKFELLGDVSAMTGNIFKAAGEYVTALEYTETSAGESELRGKTGKIFQEKAKPVDLERVIDNYGGKFPADEALFALGKMRVLKGDIGGSRKILEKYKEKFPKGDKAEELSKLIDEAEKSALSVPVIGCIIPLSGEYEGLGEYVRNGILTAQVIYNEKSGKSLAELIFKDSEGSPQKSVAALDELAKDNRVIAILGPLRSQSLKACAPSADKNRIPVISPTADADYITGISDYIFRNCLLPEQEAIHMADYAVKKLNKRSFAVLYTDDYYGRKLDQGFSREVEKQGGEVKIRISYSGKEGDYAEQIGQLKNYINGGGKFDAIYLPGDFDKVSLMIPQLAFNGIKEIQLLGSSGWDSGRISSDGNPEKLLDLIDETDLLEGAVFTDSFYPWSNDKEVKEFIEQYKDMFSVMPNAYAAQAFDAFSIIAEQVKKGTRTREEMGKGISGLKKYKGISGSITIGDKGKSGKEPFFIRIKNGKFELINVEI; encoded by the coding sequence ATGAGGGATGTTTCTAATATTCTCTTTAGTATGAAAAAAACATTTTCACATAATATTTTTTTACGCGCAGTACTTGTCTTTCTTATATTTCTAAGTTCCTGCCAGATATTTGCTTCAAGGGAGAGTGTCCTTTACAATCAGGGTGCCAATGCCGTAAACGCAGGCGACTTTGAAACAGCAGAGAAGATATTACGCAGTTTTGAGGCAGAACTTCCACGCAACCAGAGGCTTTATGAACTGAAGCTTCTCGTTTCTTCAGCCTATCTCGAAAAAGGAAATTTTGAAAAGGCACAGATTCTTGCAAGACAGGTTCCAATCCAGGGGACGGAAAATCATATCCTTGCCAAAAAGTTTGAACTTCTGGGAGATGTCTCTGCCATGACAGGCAATATATTCAAGGCTGCCGGCGAGTATGTCACAGCCTTGGAATATACCGAGACTTCTGCCGGAGAATCAGAGCTCAGGGGAAAAACCGGCAAGATTTTTCAGGAAAAGGCAAAGCCTGTTGATCTTGAAAGGGTTATTGACAACTATGGCGGGAAATTCCCTGCTGACGAAGCACTCTTTGCACTGGGTAAAATGAGGGTTTTGAAAGGTGATATTGGAGGAAGCAGGAAGATACTTGAAAAATATAAGGAGAAATTCCCGAAAGGTGACAAAGCGGAAGAGTTAAGCAAATTAATCGATGAAGCAGAAAAATCTGCGCTAAGTGTTCCGGTGATCGGCTGTATAATTCCTCTTTCAGGTGAATATGAGGGGCTTGGCGAATACGTCAGGAATGGGATATTGACGGCCCAGGTGATATATAATGAGAAATCCGGTAAATCCCTTGCGGAACTTATCTTCAAAGATTCAGAAGGGAGTCCTCAGAAATCGGTTGCAGCATTAGACGAACTTGCAAAGGACAACAGGGTAATCGCCATATTGGGTCCATTAAGGAGTCAATCGCTTAAAGCCTGCGCTCCTTCGGCAGACAAGAACCGCATCCCGGTTATATCGCCCACGGCAGACGCAGATTACATAACAGGGATATCTGATTACATTTTCCGCAATTGTCTTCTGCCCGAGCAGGAAGCCATACATATGGCGGATTATGCTGTCAAAAAATTAAATAAACGGAGTTTCGCGGTACTTTACACTGATGATTATTACGGCAGGAAACTTGATCAAGGATTTTCCAGAGAAGTTGAGAAGCAGGGAGGAGAAGTTAAGATAAGAATAAGTTATTCCGGCAAAGAAGGAGACTATGCAGAGCAGATAGGGCAGCTTAAGAATTATATTAATGGTGGTGGTAAATTTGATGCCATATATCTTCCGGGAGATTTTGATAAGGTTTCTCTCATGATCCCGCAGCTTGCATTCAATGGAATAAAAGAGATTCAGCTTTTAGGGAGCAGCGGATGGGATTCAGGGCGGATTTCATCTGATGGGAATCCTGAAAAGCTTTTAGATCTCATTGATGAGACTGACCTGCTTGAAGGGGCAGTGTTCACTGATTCATTTTATCCATGGTCAAATGACAAGGAAGTGAAGGAATTCATAGAGCAGTACAAGGATATGTTTTCGGTCATGCCTAATGCTTATGCGGCGCAGGCTTTTGATGCCTTTTCAATTATTGCAGAGCAGGTAAAAAAAGGTACAAGGACACGCGAAGAGATGGGGAAGGGTATTTCGGGTTTGAAGAAGTACAAGGGTATTTCAGGATCGATTACTATTGGTGACAAAGGGAAATCAGGTAAAGAACCGTTTTTTATAAGGATAAAGAACGGGAAATTTGAATTGATAAACGTGGAGATATAG
- a CDS encoding DUF1566 domain-containing protein: protein MRKVKSILLFCIIAVLLMPFICLSISEAGGTIELPQTGQTTSYATGDDGDIQTGTAWPSPRFTDNGNETITDNLTGLMWTKDANLSDIATWQGALDYVASLNSSSYLGFNDWRLPNVNELKSLVNANESSVSAWLTAQGFNNIQPSYYWTSTTYSYDTYNRWYVHMLTGLVGSSGKGNFYDIWPVRSGSGSSTISLPQTGQTISYATGDDGDIQAGAAWPSSRFTDNGDSTVTDNLTGLMWTKDGNLSVGTTWQGALDYIASLNSSNYLGFNDWYLPNVNELKSLVNANEDYTSNWLNSQGFSNVQSVKYWSSSTYANSTDSSWYVNMWYGDSGFNDKGISNFVWPVRSGQSSGQCVYTISVSDEEFDHTGGTGNLVITTTNDCDWTASSDSGWLVITPTISGIGSETITYTVSANTGADLRTAIISVQGVTHTITQTGVVAESFPDLTTISIKCQKTVKKGKKLNVSITVKNIGTVKSDKSRLSLYLSSSDSLSVGDGEKSIVSKVINNLNKQKALTMTFKFKIKKAKGNYYVKAFCDSDNTITESDESNNIAVKKIIVK, encoded by the coding sequence ATGCGAAAAGTAAAATCAATTTTATTATTTTGTATTATTGCTGTTTTACTGATGCCTTTTATCTGTTTATCTATTTCAGAAGCAGGAGGAACAATTGAGCTTCCGCAGACAGGACAAACGACAAGTTATGCAACAGGGGACGATGGAGATATTCAGACAGGCACAGCATGGCCCAGTCCCCGCTTTACCGATAATGGCAATGAAACCATAACTGATAACCTCACCGGATTGATGTGGACAAAAGATGCGAACCTTTCCGATATAGCCACATGGCAGGGGGCTCTTGACTATGTAGCGTCACTTAACAGCAGCAGCTATCTTGGGTTTAATGACTGGCGTCTGCCTAATGTTAATGAACTTAAAAGTCTTGTCAATGCTAATGAGTCTTCTGTATCTGCATGGCTTACTGCACAGGGTTTCAACAATATACAGCCTAGCTACTACTGGACGTCCACTACTTATTCATACGATACTTACAATAGATGGTATGTCCATATGTTGACTGGCTTAGTCGGCAGCAGCGGAAAGGGCAACTTCTATGATATCTGGCCTGTTCGTTCCGGCTCCGGGTCTTCGACTATATCTCTTCCGCAGACAGGGCAGACAATAAGTTATGCAACAGGAGACGATGGAGATATTCAGGCAGGTGCAGCATGGCCGAGTTCCCGCTTTACTGATAATGGCGATAGTACCGTAACTGATAATCTCACCGGATTGATGTGGACAAAAGACGGGAACCTTTCCGTTGGAACAACATGGCAGGGTGCTCTTGACTATATAGCATCGCTAAACAGCAGCAATTATCTTGGGTTTAACGACTGGTATCTTCCAAATGTTAATGAACTTAAAAGCCTTGTAAATGCTAATGAGGATTATACATCCAATTGGCTTAATTCGCAGGGTTTCAGCAATGTACAGTCTGTCAAATACTGGTCGTCTTCTACTTATGCAAACAGTACGGACAGCTCCTGGTATGTCAATATGTGGTATGGCGATTCGGGATTCAACGATAAGGGGATCTCCAACTTCGTGTGGCCAGTTCGTTCCGGTCAGTCGTCCGGGCAATGTGTTTATACAATATCAGTTTCAGATGAAGAATTTGATCATACCGGCGGTACAGGGAATCTGGTTATAACGACAACTAATGATTGCGACTGGACGGCTTCAAGTGATTCAGGGTGGCTTGTCATAACCCCCACTATCAGCGGAATCGGCAGTGAAACGATTACTTACACGGTTTCTGCAAACACAGGCGCGGATTTACGTACAGCGATTATTTCTGTACAAGGCGTTACGCATACGATTACACAAACCGGTGTGGTGGCAGAAAGTTTTCCCGATCTGACGACGATATCAATCAAGTGTCAAAAGACGGTCAAGAAGGGCAAAAAATTAAATGTTAGTATAACTGTAAAAAATATTGGCACAGTAAAAAGCGATAAATCAAGATTGAGTTTATATTTATCAAGCAGCGATAGTCTGTCAGTAGGGGATGGGGAAAAATCTATTGTTTCTAAAGTAATAAATAATCTGAATAAACAGAAAGCCCTGACAATGACTTTTAAATTTAAGATCAAAAAAGCTAAAGGAAATTATTATGTCAAGGCATTCTGTGATAGCGATAATACTATAACGGAATCTGATGAGAGCAACAACATAGCCGTGAAGAAAATTATTGTAAAATAA
- the pyrR gene encoding bifunctional pyr operon transcriptional regulator/uracil phosphoribosyltransferase PyrR — protein sequence MTTVKEIEILDAEGLKRTITRITHQILEKNKGAKDLVLVGLRTRGVFISNRIAQFIKRTEKIAVPQGIIDATLYRDDIGIKGPSIELRKTELDFPLEGKTVVLVDDVLFTGRTTRAALDAIMDIGRPNFIRLAVLIDRGNRELPIEANFVGRTVPTTREEMINVLLKETDGIDRVLLCRKTK from the coding sequence ATGACGACTGTGAAAGAGATAGAGATACTAGACGCTGAAGGGCTGAAGAGAACAATCACCCGGATAACCCATCAGATTTTGGAAAAAAACAAGGGCGCAAAAGATCTTGTTCTTGTTGGGTTAAGGACACGGGGTGTTTTCATTAGCAACCGCATAGCACAGTTCATTAAACGGACCGAAAAAATAGCAGTACCGCAGGGAATAATAGACGCCACTCTTTACAGGGACGATATTGGAATTAAAGGACCTAGCATTGAGCTTAGAAAGACAGAACTGGACTTCCCGCTTGAGGGGAAAACAGTAGTTCTTGTTGATGATGTGCTTTTCACAGGAAGAACCACGAGGGCGGCGCTTGACGCCATAATGGACATCGGACGGCCCAATTTCATAAGGCTTGCCGTATTGATAGACAGAGGAAACAGGGAACTGCCGATTGAAGCCAATTTTGTTGGCAGGACTGTGCCGACAACCCGCGAAGAAATGATAAATGTATTGCTTAAGGAAACTGACGGTATAGACAGGGTGCTTCTATGCAGAAAAACGAAGTAA
- a CDS encoding aspartate carbamoyltransferase catalytic subunit, giving the protein MQKNEVIASSGTRKHYLGTKDLSKEDIELILRTAEALKEVSTRDIKKVPALRGKTIINLFFEASTRTKTSFELAAKRLSADSISIATSASSTTKGETLKDTAKNLEAMNPDIIIIRHPHSGAPHMLANCLKPSIINAGDGSHEHPSQAMIDLFTIKEKKKRIEGLKVCIVGDITHSRVARSDIYALTTMGAEVTIVGPPTLIPVEADKLGVNISYNFDKVVAESDVIIMLRIQLERMQANLFPSLREYSRLFGLNLERLSKAKKDVMVMHPGPINRGIELAPEVADGPYSVILNQVTNGIAVRMAMIYLLLGGKGKSGFTD; this is encoded by the coding sequence ATGCAGAAAAACGAAGTAATAGCTTCTTCCGGCACGAGGAAACATTACCTTGGAACTAAAGATCTTTCCAAAGAGGATATAGAGCTTATTCTCAGGACTGCGGAAGCCTTAAAAGAGGTTTCTACAAGGGACATAAAAAAAGTTCCGGCGCTTCGGGGCAAGACAATAATAAATCTTTTCTTTGAGGCAAGCACGCGGACAAAAACTTCCTTTGAACTTGCCGCAAAAAGGTTAAGTGCAGATTCCATAAGCATTGCCACCTCCGCAAGCAGTACAACCAAGGGGGAAACACTCAAAGACACTGCAAAAAACCTTGAAGCGATGAATCCTGATATAATCATAATTAGACATCCTCATTCAGGTGCCCCCCATATGCTTGCAAATTGTCTTAAGCCTTCAATAATAAATGCAGGGGACGGTTCACATGAACATCCTTCACAGGCAATGATAGACCTCTTTACCATAAAAGAAAAAAAGAAACGCATAGAGGGGCTTAAGGTTTGCATAGTAGGAGATATAACTCACAGCCGGGTGGCACGCTCTGATATTTATGCTCTCACCACCATGGGAGCGGAAGTGACTATCGTCGGTCCCCCGACACTCATACCTGTTGAGGCAGATAAATTAGGAGTAAATATCTCATATAATTTTGATAAAGTAGTGGCTGAATCGGATGTAATCATTATGCTCAGAATCCAGCTTGAAAGGATGCAGGCAAATTTATTCCCTTCATTAAGAGAATACTCAAGGCTTTTTGGCCTTAATCTTGAGCGGCTTAGCAAGGCGAAAAAAGATGTTATGGTAATGCATCCAGGGCCAATTAACAGGGGAATAGAGCTTGCCCCTGAAGTTGCCGACGGACCTTATTCAGTCATATTAAACCAGGTAACAAACGGAATAGCAGTGAGAATGGCAATGATCTATCTTCTTCTTGGAGGAAAAGGGAAAAGTGGATTTACTGATTAA
- a CDS encoding dihydroorotase, whose protein sequence is MDLLIKGGRVIDPSQGLDGKKDILASGGKIREIGDKISSKGKDITVIDASGLIVSPGLIDMHTHLREPGREDEETIETASLAAAAGGFTSIVAMPNTDPVNDNGAITDFIHNEAKKRAIVNVFCTGSITKGMKQEQLSELGELAHAGCVGFTEDGYSVKDSDMMRRAMEYIKMFDLPVISHCEDKSLSRNGVMHEGFISTELGLAGIPRESEEIMAAHDIILSKMTGVKLHITHVSSAGTVELIRNAKKKGLTVTADATPHHFSLTDESVRGYDSNFKVNPPLREKSDVKAIIKGLKDGTIDAIATDHAPHHLAEKDVEFNLAPFGLIGLQTALPLALKLYHGGELTLNDIIRLLTKAPREILNLKKGSLTQGSDADITIINPDLKFRFEEKDIKSLSRNSPFIGWDLKGKAVTTIVSGKIVYNSAKC, encoded by the coding sequence GTGGATTTACTGATTAAAGGCGGCCGGGTCATAGACCCTTCACAGGGTTTGGATGGTAAAAAAGATATCCTTGCATCAGGAGGGAAAATCCGCGAGATCGGAGACAAAATCTCATCCAAAGGAAAAGACATCACAGTCATCGATGCGTCAGGGCTTATCGTATCCCCCGGGCTTATTGACATGCACACGCACTTGCGGGAGCCGGGACGCGAGGATGAAGAAACCATAGAAACCGCATCTCTTGCAGCAGCAGCGGGAGGCTTTACATCCATTGTGGCAATGCCTAACACCGACCCTGTCAATGATAACGGAGCAATCACGGATTTTATCCATAATGAGGCAAAAAAAAGAGCCATAGTCAACGTGTTTTGTACAGGCTCCATAACAAAAGGAATGAAGCAGGAACAGTTGAGTGAGCTTGGGGAACTGGCGCATGCCGGCTGCGTAGGATTCACTGAAGACGGATACTCTGTTAAAGACTCGGATATGATGAGAAGGGCAATGGAATATATTAAGATGTTTGATCTTCCCGTAATATCCCACTGTGAAGACAAATCGCTGAGCAGAAACGGAGTGATGCATGAGGGGTTTATCTCTACAGAGCTCGGTCTTGCAGGCATACCGAGAGAATCCGAAGAAATAATGGCGGCGCACGATATAATCCTGTCTAAAATGACGGGAGTAAAACTTCACATAACTCATGTCAGTTCTGCCGGGACAGTGGAACTTATAAGAAATGCAAAAAAGAAAGGCTTGACCGTCACAGCCGACGCAACACCTCATCATTTCAGCCTGACCGATGAATCAGTGAGAGGTTACGATTCAAACTTCAAGGTTAATCCGCCCTTAAGGGAAAAGAGCGACGTGAAAGCCATAATTAAAGGGCTAAAAGATGGGACCATCGACGCCATAGCAACCGATCATGCACCGCATCATCTTGCAGAAAAGGACGTGGAATTCAACCTTGCCCCATTCGGACTGATAGGCTTGCAGACAGCGCTTCCACTTGCTCTTAAGCTCTATCATGGCGGAGAACTTACCTTAAACGATATAATAAGACTTCTTACAAAAGCTCCAAGAGAGATACTGAACCTTAAAAAAGGTTCTCTCACTCAGGGAAGTGATGCTGATATAACAATAATAAACCCTGATCTGAAGTTCCGTTTTGAAGAAAAAGACATAAAATCTTTAAGCAGGAACTCACCTTTCATTGGCTGGGATTTAAAGGGTAAAGCCGTTACAACAATAGTGAGCGGCAAAATAGTATATAATTCCGCTAAATGCTGA
- a CDS encoding dihydroorotate dehydrogenase electron transfer subunit has product MLTTIVSNRRLNETQFLLRLKTGERIANLIPGQFFMCRIPGSSGLILRRPFSISDANVQSLEIAYKITGAGTSVISQLKEKDTLDILGPFGNGFILEHQLENAFLVAGGIGVAPFPLLAKVIHKKWGKKTDITLFYGARTSHELVLKDKLSSVTDKILFATEDGSKGKKGFVTDLLSEKLGKLSQTARDETMIFASGPTAMLKAVDIIAQKWNVRCQISVETVMGCGYGVCLGCVMKIKGNCNETNGKKYKLACKDGPVFYSGQLEWD; this is encoded by the coding sequence ATGCTGACCACAATAGTTTCCAACCGCAGGCTTAACGAAACTCAATTCCTTCTCAGGTTGAAGACAGGAGAAAGAATCGCGAATTTGATACCGGGGCAGTTTTTCATGTGCCGCATACCGGGAAGTTCAGGGCTTATACTCCGAAGGCCTTTCAGTATAAGCGATGCAAATGTTCAAAGCCTGGAAATCGCATACAAGATTACGGGAGCAGGTACATCGGTAATCTCGCAGCTTAAAGAAAAAGACACTTTGGATATTCTCGGCCCATTCGGAAATGGTTTTATCCTTGAGCACCAGCTAGAAAATGCATTCTTAGTCGCAGGCGGTATAGGTGTCGCACCCTTCCCTTTACTGGCAAAAGTCATCCATAAAAAATGGGGAAAGAAAACAGACATAACCCTATTTTACGGAGCCAGAACTTCACATGAACTTGTCCTTAAGGACAAACTTTCAAGTGTGACCGACAAGATATTATTTGCAACTGAAGACGGATCAAAAGGGAAGAAGGGATTTGTTACGGACTTACTTTCAGAAAAACTTGGCAAACTTTCCCAAACTGCAAGAGATGAAACAATGATATTTGCAAGCGGACCCACAGCTATGCTCAAGGCGGTTGACATAATAGCTCAAAAATGGAATGTGAGATGCCAGATTTCTGTTGAAACAGTCATGGGGTGCGGCTATGGAGTCTGCCTTGGATGTGTCATGAAGATAAAAGGAAACTGCAATGAAACAAATGGGAAAAAATATAAGCTTGCCTGCAAAGACGGGCCTGTTTTTTACAGCGGACAACTTGAATGGGACTAA
- a CDS encoding dihydroorotate dehydrogenase codes for MGLKKNKTIETAASAKSLEVKISGITFKNPVILASGTCGYGEEISQFIDLNSLGGITTKGISLEPKSGNSPVRICETASGMLNSIGLENVGVKRFIAEKIPFLRRFKTNIIVNIFGNTIEEYAQTAKQLSDAGGIDAIEINASCPNVKKGGMEFGKSSEGITRLVEKVKEVSCVPVFIKLSPNVSDIAELARAAESAGADGVSLINTLVGMAIDIKRKKAVLSTATGGLSGPAIKPVALAMVWKVKNAVKIPIIGMGGIMNSRDALEFIIAGATAIETGTANMVNPYAVIEIIKGMTQFLKDEKLSSINMLAGTLKT; via the coding sequence ATGGGACTAAAAAAGAATAAAACTATTGAGACGGCGGCAAGCGCCAAAAGCCTTGAGGTTAAGATATCAGGTATCACTTTTAAAAATCCGGTAATCCTCGCTTCAGGAACCTGCGGCTATGGGGAGGAGATATCTCAATTCATTGACCTTAACAGTCTCGGAGGCATAACGACAAAGGGAATCTCTCTGGAGCCAAAATCCGGCAATTCCCCCGTAAGGATCTGTGAAACTGCATCAGGGATGCTTAACTCCATTGGACTTGAAAACGTAGGTGTAAAAAGATTTATTGCAGAGAAGATCCCATTCCTTAGAAGATTTAAAACCAATATCATAGTAAACATATTCGGCAACACAATAGAAGAATACGCTCAAACAGCAAAACAGTTGTCAGATGCCGGCGGGATAGATGCAATTGAAATCAATGCATCGTGCCCGAATGTAAAAAAAGGGGGAATGGAATTCGGGAAAAGCTCTGAAGGGATCACAAGGCTTGTTGAGAAAGTAAAGGAAGTATCCTGTGTTCCCGTTTTTATCAAGCTTTCTCCAAATGTATCAGATATAGCTGAGCTAGCCAGAGCTGCAGAGTCTGCCGGAGCAGACGGAGTTTCACTTATCAATACCCTTGTTGGGATGGCAATAGACATTAAGAGGAAAAAGGCTGTACTTTCTACAGCAACTGGAGGACTTTCAGGTCCTGCTATAAAACCTGTTGCTCTGGCAATGGTATGGAAAGTAAAAAATGCCGTTAAAATCCCCATCATTGGGATGGGAGGAATAATGAACAGCCGGGATGCCCTGGAATTTATAATTGCAGGTGCAACAGCGATTGAAACAGGAACGGCAAATATGGTAAACCCTTACGCAGTTATAGAGATAATAAAAGGTATGACTCAATTTTTAAAAGATGAAAAACTCAGCAGCATAAACATGCTTGCAGGAACGCTTAAAACGTGA
- the lspA gene encoding signal peptidase II: MELITIAGILILDQITKAVIQFYMVPSQSIRVIEGFFNITYVLNKGAAFGIMSQMNSSLRTPFFIVITLSAIGMLSYLMATTDKKETTLRTAYSMIIAGAAGNFIDRIFLGEVRDFLDVYWKTYHWPAFNVADSAICIGTGFLIMALYFVKDNDNKEGLDNIT, translated from the coding sequence ATGGAACTTATAACAATTGCCGGAATTTTAATTTTAGATCAGATTACTAAAGCGGTCATACAGTTTTATATGGTACCCTCCCAAAGCATCAGGGTAATAGAAGGGTTTTTTAATATTACATATGTTTTGAATAAGGGAGCAGCATTCGGGATAATGTCACAAATGAATTCATCCCTGAGAACTCCTTTTTTCATAGTAATAACTTTGAGCGCCATTGGTATGCTTTCTTATCTTATGGCAACAACTGATAAAAAAGAAACAACATTAAGAACAGCATACTCAATGATAATTGCGGGTGCGGCAGGAAATTTTATAGACAGGATATTCCTGGGTGAGGTAAGGGATTTTCTTGATGTATACTGGAAGACTTACCACTGGCCTGCCTTTAACGTCGCAGATTCTGCGATATGCATCGGAACAGGCTTTTTGATAATGGCGCTTTACTTTGTCAAGGACAACGATAACAAAGAAGGATTGGATAATATCACCTGA